A stretch of Corvus hawaiiensis isolate bCorHaw1 chromosome 8, bCorHaw1.pri.cur, whole genome shotgun sequence DNA encodes these proteins:
- the TCF7L2 gene encoding transcription factor 7-like 2 isoform X17, whose product MYPRDAILVGMEDLSGKGGALASGFSLFQQFGCWHLNLNCWSNKVPVVQHPHHVHPLTPLITYSNEHFTPGNPPPHLPADVDPKTGIPRPPHPPDISPYYPLSPGTVGQIPHPLGWLVPQQGQPVYPITTGGFRHPYPTALTVNASMSRFPPHMVPPHHSLHTTGIPHPAIVTPTVKQESSQSDVGSLHSSKHQDSKKEEEKKKPHIKKPLNAFMLYMKEMRAKVVAECTLKESAAINQILGRRWHALSREEQAKYYELARKERQLHMQLYPGWSARDNYGKKKKRKRDKQPGETNEHSECFLNPCLSLPPITDLSAPKKCRARFGLDQQNNWCGPCRRKKKCVRYIQGEGSCVSPPSSDGSLLDSPPSSPAMLASPSRDSKPQTEQTQPLSLSLKPDPLAHLVMMPPPSSLVLAESAASKPGALPAASCPNGALDHPPAALPPAAAAASLAQPSTSSLHSHSSLAGTQPQPLSLVTKSLE is encoded by the exons TCTAACAAAGTGCCAGTTGTGCAGCACCCACACCATGTACACCCTCTTACGCCGCTTATCACATACAGCAATGAGCACTTCACACCAGGAAACCCTCCTCCACACTTACCAGCTGACGTAGATCCCAAAACAG GAATTCCAAGGCCTCCACATCCTCCAGATATATCTCCTTATTATCCATTATCACCAGGCACTGTAGGACAAATCCCCCATCCGCTAGGATGGTTAGTACCACA GCAAGGTCAGCCAGTATACCCAATCACGACAGGGGGTTTCCGCCACCCTTACCCAACAGCTCTGACCGTCAATGCTTCCATGTCAAG GTTTCCTCCACACATGGTCCCGCCACACCATAGTTTACATACAACTGGAATTCCTCATCCGGCCATAGTCACACCAACAGTCAAACAGGAATCTTCCCAGAGCGACGTTGGCTCACTCCACAGCTC AAAACATCAGGActccaaaaaagaagaagagaaaaagaagccacACATAAAGAAACCTCTTAATGCATTTATGTTGTATATGAAGGAAATGAGAGCAAAAGTTGTAGCAGAATGCACATTGAAAGAGAGCGCAGCCATCAACCAAATCCTCGGTCGAAGG TGGCACGCGTTATCCAGAGAAGAACAAGCGAAATACTATGAACTAGCAAGAAAGGAGCGACAGCTTCACATGCAGCTGTACCCGGGCTGGTCCGCACGGGATAACTAT ggaaagaagaagaagaggaaaagggataaGCAGCCAGGAGAGACCAATG aacacagCGAATGTTTCCTAAATCCTTGCCTTTCACTTCCTCCGATTACAG ACCTGAGCGCTCCTAAGAAATGCCGAGCGCGCTTTGGCCTTGATCAACAGAATAACTGGTGCGGCCCCTGCAG gagaaaaaaaaagtgcgtTCGCTACATACAAGGTGAAGGCAGCTGCGTCAGCCCACCCTCTTCAGATGGAAGCTTACTAGACTCTCCTCCGTCCTCCCCTGCCATGCTCGCCTCCCCCTCCAGAGACTCGAAACCACAGACTGAACAAACGCAACCCCTCTCGCTCTCATTGAAGCCCGACCCGCTGGCGCACCTGGTGATGATGCCGCCGCCCTCCTCGCTCGTGCTCGCTGAGAGCGCTGCGAGCAAGCCCGGCGCCCTGCCCGCCGCCAGCTGCCCCAACGGGGCCCTGGACCACCCGCCGGCCGCCCTcccgccggccgccgccgccgcatcCCTCGCACAGCCCTCGACGTCCTCCTTGCATTCCCACAGCTCGCTGGCggggacacagccccagccGCTCTCCCTTGTAACGAAGTCCTTAGAATAG
- the TCF7L2 gene encoding transcription factor 7-like 2 isoform X15, whose amino-acid sequence MYPRDAILVGMEDLSGKGGALASGFSLFQQFGCWHLNLNCWSNKVPVVQHPHHVHPLTPLITYSNEHFTPGNPPPHLPADVDPKTGIPRPPHPPDISPYYPLSPGTVGQIPHPLGWLVPQQGQPVYPITTGGFRHPYPTALTVNASMSSYFCQRVGRHLDNPLGDLCPFPPHMVPPHHSLHTTGIPHPAIVTPTVKQESSQSDVGSLHSSKHQDSKKEEEKKKPHIKKPLNAFMLYMKEMRAKVVAECTLKESAAINQILGRRWHALSREEQAKYYELARKERQLHMQLYPGWSARDNYGKKKKRKRDKQPGETNEHSECFLNPCLSLPPITDLSAPKKCRARFGLDQQNNWCGPCRRKKKCVRYIQGEGSCVSPPSSDGSLLDSPPSSPAMLASPSRDSKPQTEQTQPLSLSLKPDPLAHLVMMPPPSSLVLAESAASKPGALPAASCPNGALDHPPAALPPAAAAASLAQPSTSSLHSHSSLAGTQPQPLSLVTKSLE is encoded by the exons TCTAACAAAGTGCCAGTTGTGCAGCACCCACACCATGTACACCCTCTTACGCCGCTTATCACATACAGCAATGAGCACTTCACACCAGGAAACCCTCCTCCACACTTACCAGCTGACGTAGATCCCAAAACAG GAATTCCAAGGCCTCCACATCCTCCAGATATATCTCCTTATTATCCATTATCACCAGGCACTGTAGGACAAATCCCCCATCCGCTAGGATGGTTAGTACCACA GCAAGGTCAGCCAGTATACCCAATCACGACAGGGGGTTTCCGCCACCCTTACCCAACAGCTCTGACCGTCAATGCTTCCATGTCAAG CTACTTTTGTCAGAGAGTGGGAAGGCACTTGGACAACCCACTTGGAGATTTGTGTCC GTTTCCTCCACACATGGTCCCGCCACACCATAGTTTACATACAACTGGAATTCCTCATCCGGCCATAGTCACACCAACAGTCAAACAGGAATCTTCCCAGAGCGACGTTGGCTCACTCCACAGCTC AAAACATCAGGActccaaaaaagaagaagagaaaaagaagccacACATAAAGAAACCTCTTAATGCATTTATGTTGTATATGAAGGAAATGAGAGCAAAAGTTGTAGCAGAATGCACATTGAAAGAGAGCGCAGCCATCAACCAAATCCTCGGTCGAAGG TGGCACGCGTTATCCAGAGAAGAACAAGCGAAATACTATGAACTAGCAAGAAAGGAGCGACAGCTTCACATGCAGCTGTACCCGGGCTGGTCCGCACGGGATAACTAT ggaaagaagaagaagaggaaaagggataaGCAGCCAGGAGAGACCAATG aacacagCGAATGTTTCCTAAATCCTTGCCTTTCACTTCCTCCGATTACAG ACCTGAGCGCTCCTAAGAAATGCCGAGCGCGCTTTGGCCTTGATCAACAGAATAACTGGTGCGGCCCCTGCAG gagaaaaaaaaagtgcgtTCGCTACATACAAGGTGAAGGCAGCTGCGTCAGCCCACCCTCTTCAGATGGAAGCTTACTAGACTCTCCTCCGTCCTCCCCTGCCATGCTCGCCTCCCCCTCCAGAGACTCGAAACCACAGACTGAACAAACGCAACCCCTCTCGCTCTCATTGAAGCCCGACCCGCTGGCGCACCTGGTGATGATGCCGCCGCCCTCCTCGCTCGTGCTCGCTGAGAGCGCTGCGAGCAAGCCCGGCGCCCTGCCCGCCGCCAGCTGCCCCAACGGGGCCCTGGACCACCCGCCGGCCGCCCTcccgccggccgccgccgccgcatcCCTCGCACAGCCCTCGACGTCCTCCTTGCATTCCCACAGCTCGCTGGCggggacacagccccagccGCTCTCCCTTGTAACGAAGTCCTTAGAATAG